Proteins encoded by one window of Engraulis encrasicolus isolate BLACKSEA-1 chromosome 23, IST_EnEncr_1.0, whole genome shotgun sequence:
- the tmem265 gene encoding transmembrane protein 121: protein MVPSPQVCVSTLVTVSTMAVVDLYLLEQSMLVTRSGSGSGMWPCVAVALGDLCFLLALRFVSAGVVSEAGSPRRGFASALWFLFLSLLQLKLFFVCQNYRQERRPPDPLARKTLTLLLSVCLPSLFIILTGAEHVTPLRRKQEVRGRLLWVVLDLLDVLDLQAGLWEASTGGAGSSSAPLWAEGLVFFYCYVLLLLLPCVSLTEMGTVSGPRGLIHHHQSAPPLLPPTVAQQEHPAPGQASSQGQGSRREAVYPWLSLVTINVLTLLLRGAGVLWYRDPRVSTIFLGKNLLALAVKLSAAWERRRTKGGSLGGSVTSGGVGGCSSGASGRTAGEGDVDGGGGGGGGAVGGGGGEGSERRADGSSPPGSLPSTRYHTLTRTHAHGHARVSLSMDHPESALGPAYISREL from the exons ATGGTGCCGTCTCCCCAGGTGTGCGTCTCCACCCTGGTAACCGTGAGCACCATGGCCGTGGTGGATCTCTACCTGCTGGAGCAGAGCATGCTGGTAACTcgcagcggcagcggcagtggCA TGTGGCCGTGCGTGGCCGTTGCCCTGGGAGACCTGTGCTTCCTGCTCGCTCTGCGCTTCGTGTCGGCGGGCGTGGTGTCCGAGGCCGGGTCGCCCCGTCGAGGGTTCGCTAGCGCCCTCTGGTTCCTCTTCCTGTCACTGCTGCAGCTTAAGTTGTTCTTCGTATGCCAGAACTACAG GCAGGAGCGGCGGCCGCCAGACCCGCTGGCCCGCAAGACTCTCACCCTCCTGTTGTCGGTCTGTCTGCCCTCGCTCTTCATCATCCTGACGGGGGCCGAGCACGTCACGCCGCTGCGCCGCAAGCAGGAGGTGCGCGGCCGGCTGCTCTGGGTGGTTCTGGACCTGCTGGACGTGTTGGACCTGCAGGCGGGCCTGTGGGAGGCCAGCACTGGCGGTGCCGGCAGCAGCTCGGCCCCGCTCTGGGCCGAGGGACTGGTGTTCTTCTACTGCTAtgtgttgctactgctgctgccctgCGTCTCGCTCACGGAGATGGGGACCGTCAGCGGGCCACGGGGACTAATCCACCACCACCAGTCGGCACCCCCACTGCTACCACCGACAGTAGCCCAGCAAGAGCACCCTGCACCGGGTCAGGCGTCCAGCCAGGGGCAGGGGAGCCGGAGGGAGGCTGTGTACCCTTGGCTTAGCTTGGTCACCATCAACGTGTTGACTCTACTGTTGCGGGGCGCGGGGGTGCTATGGTACCGCGATCCCCGCGTGTCCACCATCTTCCTGGGGAAGAACCTGTTGGCCCTGGCCGTGAAGCTGAGCGCGGCCTGGGAGAGGCGGAGGACGAAGGGTGGGTCCCTGGGTGGTTCGGTCACCAGTGGGGGGGTTGGAGGATGCTCGTCTGGAGCATCTGGGAGGACAGCAGGGGAGGGGGacgtggatggaggaggaggaggaggtggtggagcagttggaggtggtggtggggagggcaGTGAACGCAGAGCGGATGGTTCGAGTCCGCCAGGGTCGCTACCGTCCACGAGATACCACACGctaacgcgcacacacgcacacggacacgccaGGGTCAGCTTGAGCATGGACCACCCAGAGTCGGCACTCGGACCAGCTTACATCTCTCGGGAGTTATGA